The Pseudomonas sp. S06B 330 genome contains the following window.
TTCAAGGCTTATTTGCTGGCGGGCAATTTGGTCAAGATTGCGATCGATGCGAGCCCCTTCGCCGCTATTGACCGGGGCGGTATGCCCCGTGAGTTGTTTGTAGCGCTCGCATGCGTAGGCTGCTCGTAGGTCATGGAATCCCTTCAATCCATGCTTTTTAAGCATGTGACGGGACGAGCGCACGGTCTGCTGCAAGAACGCAGCGTAGGTTTCCGCCCGGGTTAGGAGATTGCGGCTTCCATCCGGCGAGGCTTTTTGGGCAAGGGAAAGCGCCGCTTTCACCTTTTCATTTACCGCGATCCAGCGCGGTGCAGATGCGCCTGATCGGCCGCCTTTGGTGCCTTCCTGGATATTGATACGACCCAAGTGCTTGGCCTTGTGTTGCAAGCGCGGCAGGTCCGCCAGGATCGCTTCGCGCAGGCGCATACCGGTTGCTCGGCTCAACATGACAATCGCTGCCACTCGCTCGTACTGTTGTTCGAGCAATATCTGCACTACTCGCTGCACCTGTTCATGCTCTTGGCCATCTGGAGCTCGGAAGCGTACGTTGGAGCGCTGCAGCCCCAACGCCAGGCTCGGGCTGATAACTCTCACGTTCTGATCACCGCGCAGCGCTGCGAGGGTTCGGTTAACGCTACTCAGGCGGTTTTGCGCGGTGGCGATACACAGTGCGCCATTCTGGATCTCTCGGCGAAGATAAGC
Protein-coding sequences here:
- a CDS encoding integrase domain-containing protein — encoded protein: MVLVGRRDGRNFGYGRQLSYAGRQALEDMFAGAHFATVKAHSDRWQAFVRWCRSQDGPGYNDARQIDRQTLNDYAAYLRREIQNGALCIATAQNRLSSVNRTLAALRGDQNVRVISPSLALGLQRSNVRFRAPDGQEHEQVQRVVQILLEQQYERVAAIVMLSRATGMRLREAILADLPRLQHKAKHLGRINIQEGTKGGRSGASAPRWIAVNEKVKAALSLAQKASPDGSRNLLTRAETYAAFLQQTVRSSRHMLKKHGLKGFHDLRAAYACERYKQLTGHTAPVNSGEGARIDRNLDQIARQQISLELGHGRIDVVTAYLGGRS